Proteins encoded together in one Salarchaeum sp. JOR-1 window:
- a CDS encoding threonine synthase, which translates to MSDLVCDACGNTYPDGDRQHCDCGETLWYELATDFAWPETSGSLWAYSDLLPASNPVGIERAAGGTPLVRAPRLDDYAGCRVRVKDESANPTGSFKDRGTAVATAALRERGADAIGTVSHGNMAMSTAAHAASAGMDAVVLVPDGIPEERLGHIARYDPELYAVSGDYGRLYEASFSLSPTFVNSDSPLRVAGQKTTVVELLHQFDGVPDAVVVPVSSGGHASGTWKAVRELDAAGAIESVPELHFAQAAACDPIARAYRNGDETISPIDNSTETVAYSIANADPPSGTRVLRAARDTGGSVRSVDDDAILDAQRALAERAGLAVEAASATSLAAVRELTESGRLDEADDVAVVATGTGFRERPPTPDTVARVTQTALRERLR; encoded by the coding sequence ATGTCCGACCTCGTCTGCGACGCCTGCGGGAACACGTACCCCGACGGCGACCGCCAGCACTGCGACTGCGGGGAGACGCTCTGGTACGAACTCGCGACCGACTTCGCGTGGCCCGAGACTTCGGGAAGTCTCTGGGCGTACAGCGACCTCCTGCCGGCGAGCAATCCCGTGGGAATCGAGCGCGCGGCCGGGGGCACGCCGCTCGTGCGTGCGCCCCGTCTCGACGACTACGCCGGCTGTCGGGTGCGCGTGAAGGACGAGTCCGCGAACCCGACCGGGTCGTTCAAGGATCGGGGAACGGCGGTCGCCACGGCCGCGCTCCGCGAACGCGGCGCGGACGCAATCGGCACCGTCAGTCACGGGAACATGGCGATGAGCACCGCCGCGCACGCCGCGAGCGCCGGCATGGACGCCGTCGTGCTCGTCCCCGACGGGATCCCCGAGGAACGCCTCGGGCACATCGCGCGCTACGACCCCGAACTGTACGCCGTCTCTGGCGACTACGGACGGCTCTACGAGGCATCGTTCTCGCTCTCGCCGACGTTCGTCAACTCCGACTCCCCGCTCCGCGTCGCCGGTCAGAAGACCACCGTCGTCGAACTCCTCCACCAGTTCGACGGCGTCCCGGACGCCGTCGTCGTCCCCGTCTCCTCCGGCGGGCACGCGAGCGGCACGTGGAAGGCCGTGCGGGAACTCGACGCCGCCGGCGCAATCGAGTCCGTTCCCGAACTCCACTTCGCGCAGGCCGCCGCCTGCGACCCCATCGCACGCGCCTACCGGAACGGCGACGAGACCATCTCGCCCATCGACAATAGTACGGAGACTGTCGCGTACTCCATCGCGAACGCCGACCCGCCGAGCGGGACTCGAGTGCTTCGCGCCGCCCGCGACACCGGCGGGAGCGTGCGCTCCGTGGACGACGACGCCATCCTCGACGCGCAGCGCGCGCTCGCCGAACGCGCCGGGCTCGCTGTCGAGGCCGCGTCCGCCACGTCGCTCGCCGCCGTCCGCGAACTCACCGAGTCGGGACGACTCGACGAGGCCGACGACGTGGCGGTCGTCGCCACCGGCACGGGCTTCCGCGAACGCCCGCCGACGCCCGACACCGTCGCGCGCGTCACACAGACTGCGCTCCGCGAACGCCTCCGCTAG